CCTTGCGCTTGCGTGATGTGATCGTGCCCATTTCCAGTTGCTACATTGCCGAATTCGCTTGCTACATTGTAGCAAGCGACCTCAGAAAACAAGGAAAAATGGGTAAAAACCGCTGTATAAAAGATCAGTATCAATGAATTTCGAAAAACCTGAAGCGCCCAAAAACACTAGCCATACCCGTTCCGAGCCATCTCGCCGCTTCAGTGTGGCTCCGATGATGGATTGGACTGACCGTCACTGCCGGTTCTTCCTACGCCTGCTGTCGAAAAACGCCCTGCTCTACACCGAAATGGTCACCACCGGCGCGCTGCTGAACGGCGATCACGAACGTTTCCTCCGTCACAACGAAGCCGAGCACCCGCTGGCTCTGCAGCTGGGCGGTAGTGTTCCGTTGGACCTGGCCGCCTGTGCGCGTATGGCGCAAGAGCACGGTTACGACGAGGTGAATCTGAACGTTGGCTGCCCGAGTGATCGGGTGCAGAACAATATGATCGGTGCGTGCCTGATGGGGCATCCGCAGTTGGTGGCGGATTGTGTGAAGGCGATGCGCGATGCGGTGTCGATTCCGGTGACGGTGAAGCATCGGATCGGGATCAATGGGCGGGACAGTTATGAGGAGCTGTGTGATTTCGTCGGCACGGTGCGGGATGCC
The sequence above is a segment of the Pseudomonas sp. HS6 genome. Coding sequences within it:
- the dusA gene encoding tRNA dihydrouridine(20/20a) synthase DusA; this encodes MNFEKPEAPKNTSHTRSEPSRRFSVAPMMDWTDRHCRFFLRLLSKNALLYTEMVTTGALLNGDHERFLRHNEAEHPLALQLGGSVPLDLAACARMAQEHGYDEVNLNVGCPSDRVQNNMIGACLMGHPQLVADCVKAMRDAVSIPVTVKHRIGINGRDSYEELCDFVGTVRDAGCTSFTVHARIAILEGLSPKENRDIPPLRYDVAARLKADFPELEFILNGGIKTMEACHEHLQTFDGVMLGREAYHNPYLLAEVDQQLFGSSAPVITRAEALAQLRPYIAEHLATGGAMHHITRHVLGLGTGFPGARKFRQLLSVDIHKAKDPLALLDQAAELLAGR